The proteins below come from a single Penaeus monodon isolate SGIC_2016 chromosome 23, NSTDA_Pmon_1, whole genome shotgun sequence genomic window:
- the LOC119588287 gene encoding glycine-rich cell wall structural protein-like: protein MAGPLVKAAVLLGVVCGAVADVSYASRGGSFGGGAVGSAISGGFVGGGNLSHLVGHGVLPSGGAGGFIGGGSAVGGSFGGPSVGGSFGGPVGGISSGRVSGRYGR from the exons atggCAGGTCCTCTG GTAAAGGCGGCTGTCCTGCTGGGAGTGGTGTGTGGAGCTGTGGCTGATGTAAGCTATGCTTCCCGCGGTGGAAGCTTTGGAGGTGGAGCTGTTGGAAGCGCCATCTCCGGAGGTTTCGTAGGAGGAGGCAACTTAA GTCACCTCGTTGGACACGGTGTACTCCCTTCAGGCGGCGCTGGAGGTTTTATTGGAGGTGGCAGCGCAGTAGGAGGCTCTTTCGGAGGCCCCAGTGTGGGTGGTTCCTTTGGAGGCCCTGTTGGCGGAATATCTTCCGGACGCGTTAGTGGAAGATACGGCCGATAA
- the LOC119588048 gene encoding glycine-rich protein 5-like → MAFPLVKAAVLLGVVCGAVADVSYASRGGSFGGGAVGGAISGGPGGFVGGGNLIXXXXXXXXXXXXXXXXXXHGGFGGGRVDAGHLVGHGVLPSGGAGGFIGGGSAVGGSFGGPSVGGSFGGPVVGISSGRVSGRYGR, encoded by the exons atggCATTTCCTCTG GTAAAGGCGGCTGTACTGCTGGGAGTGGTGTGTGGAGCTGTGGCTGATGTAAGCTATGCTTCCCGCGGTGGAAGCTTTGGAGGTGGAGCTGTTGGAGGCGCCATCTCCGGAGGACCAGGAGGTTTCGTTGGAGGAGGCAACTTAATCNNNNNNNNNNNNNNNNNNNNNNNNNNNNNNNNNNNNNNNNNNNNNNNNNNNNNCCATGGCGGCTTCGGCGGAGGCAGAGTTGACGCAGGTCACCTCGTTGGACACGGTGTACTCCCTTCAGGCGGCGCTGGAGGTTTTATTGGAGGTGGCAGCGCAGTAGGAGGCTCTTTCGGAGGCCCCAGTGTGGGTGGTTCCTTCGGAGGCCCTGTTGTCGGAATATCTTCCGGACGCGTTAGTGGCAGATACGGCCGATAA
- the LOC119588046 gene encoding keratin, type I cytoskeletal 10-like, with protein sequence MAGPLVKAAVLLGVVCGAVADVSYASRGGSFGGGAVGGAISGGPGGFVGGGNLIXXXXXXXXXXXXXXXXXXHGGFGGGRVDAGHLVGHGVFPSGGAGGFIGGGSAVGGSFGGPSVGGSFGGPSVGGSFGGPVVGISSGRVSGRYGR encoded by the exons atggCAGGTCCTCTG GTAAAGGCGGCTGTACTGCTGGGAGTGGTGTGTGGAGCTGTGGCTGATGTAAGCTATGCTTCCCGCGGTGGAAGCTTTGGAGGTGGAGCTGTTGGAGGCGCCATCTCCGGAGGACCAGGAGGTTTCGTTGGAGGAGGCAACTTAATCNNNNNNNNNNNNNNNNNNNNNNNNNNNNNNNNNNNNNNNNNNNNNNNNNNNNNCCATGGCGGCTTCGGCGGAGGCAGAGTTGACGCAGGTCACCTCGTTGGACACGGTGTATTCCCTTCAGGCGGCGCTGGAGGTTTTATTGGAGGTGGCAGCGCAGTAGGAGGCTCTTTCGGAGGCCCCAGTGTGGGTGGTTCCTTCGGAGGCCCCAGTGTGGGTGGTTCTTTCGGAGGCCCTGTTGTCGGAATATCTTCCGGACGCGTTAGTGGCAGATACGGCCGATAA
- the LOC119588039 gene encoding acanthoscurrin-2-like, producing the protein MPGPLVKAAVLLGVVCGAVTDGSYASRGGSFGGGAVGGAISGGQGGFVGGNFIGGGRAGVGGGSFIGGGGGHGGFGGGRVDAGHLVGHGVLPAGGYSGGVIEGHGGSAGGFIGGGSSFGGTGVGGSFGGVSSVGSSFGGSSVGDSFGGPVGVVSSGRVSGRYGR; encoded by the exons ATGCCAGGTCCTCTG GTAAAGGCGGCTGTCCTGCTGGGAGTGGTGTGTGGAGCTGTGACTGATGGAAGCTATGCTTCCCGTGGTGGAAGCTTTGGAGGTGGAGCTGTTGGAGGCGCCATCTCCGGAGGACAAGGAGGTTTCGTAGGAGGCAATTTtattggaggaggaagagcaggtgtTGGGGGAGGTAGCTTcatcggaggaggcggaggccatGGTGGCTTCGGCGGAGGCAGAGTTGACGCAGGTCACCTCGTTGGACACGGTGTGCTCCCTGCAGGTGGCTACTCCGGAGGTGTTATTGAAGGCCACGGCGGAAGCGCTGGAGGTTTCATCGGAGGTGGAAGCTCTTTCGGAGGCACCGGTGTGGGAGGTTCCTTCGGGGGAGTCAGCTCAGTAGGAAGCTCCTTCGGAGGTTCCAGTGTGGGGGATTCCTTCGGAGGCCCCGTTGGCGTAGTATCTTCCGGACGCGTCAGTGGAAGGTACGGCCGATAA